From one Mytilus edulis chromosome 1, xbMytEdul2.2, whole genome shotgun sequence genomic stretch:
- the LOC139482045 gene encoding zinc finger BED domain-containing protein 5-like, whose translation MKKYGFSTNPEKNHNCFRLRQSVSKRRFSDWESPLFQAQNDSDQVYFMVGMDQPQKRKKGNESSEQDQAPKKRKCLQKYKDSYTTLWPCLRPSKKGECMVYCTVCNSDFSCGHAGKNDCLRHVKGKQHKDLSQLKESYSTMTSFMKFNDVELNRQRATTKAEVMMCELIAELNLPLSSADTFNKAFKLMFPDSKIAGDMKCARNKATAILLDLSKINQKTLSDRLQSAPFSISTDGSNDITSKQYPLVVRTRDPGTGLVNSELLSIPVCTESASGENIFNIMNKDLSDRNISWDNCLALGSDNASVMTGCNKGVFKFVKDKQPSVFMSGCVLHLIHIAAKKAAGALPAIDDVLIDIYYFFNKSDTRKMNFKGSQDLFNLEQKRMLKHVSVRWLSIGRCLDRMLVNWDALKDYFKKEHDSLEKKKEAKKTKDTKDQSKNKSTTTSSKKGTNTKSVGSKEQNKEGIPQKAEPSYAEVKVETIFTFIKSPTNKLYAIFLSYTVKLYDEVLKNLQAEDPQIHKVRGALHSVMRNLLSRFVKPAAMVGKSVDEVQYTLGYNQKVDSELVIGNAAKDFIRDKEKNHLRDHRIVEFYKAARQYFINACNYIMTKLPLNDPVLIHAEIADTDKQSTAKQSSIEFFAKRFPVLIPDGATMDTLTEQFVLYQTQDLATELEAFDRVDEKWNAIGQIKDTGGNLMFNHLAQFCLGILCIPHSSAHCERVFSVVRKNRTDQRASLGDQTLEALLVNKSKPGNPCDNARKHSNATLDRLKSAYYNHLNS comes from the exons ATGAAAAAGTACGGATTTTCTACCAACCcggaaaaaaatcataattgctTCCGTTTACGGCAATCGGTATCTAAAAGGCGCTTTTCTGACTGGGAATCTCCGCTCTTTCAAGCGCAAAATGATAGCGATCAAGTTTATTTCATGGTCGGCATGGATCAGCCTCAAAAACGCAAAAAAGGCAATGAAAGTTCTGAACAAGACCAAGCGCCTAAGAAAAGGAAATGCCTTCAAAAGTACAAAGACTCGTATACAACTCTCTGGCCTTGCCTCCGGCCATCCAAGAAAGGAGAGTGTATGGTCTATTGCACAGTATGCAATTCTGATTTTAGCTGCGGACATGCAGGAAAAAATGACTGTCTACGACATGTGAAAGGCAAACAACACAAGGATCTGTCTCAGCTGAAAGAGTCATACTCGACTATGACCAGCTTTATGAAATTTAATGATGTTGAACTGAACCGGCAACGTGCCACCACTAAAGCAGAGGTTATGATGTGCGAGTTGATAGCAGAACTAAACCTACCCCTGTCATCTGCCGATACATTCAACAAAGCATTTAAACTGATGTTTCCCGATTCCAAAATCGCAGGAG ATATGAAGTGTGCAAGGAATAAAGCAACAGCAATTCTTCTTGATCtgtcaaaaataaatcaaaaaacaTTGAGTGACAGACTACAGTCAGCCCCCTTCAGCATAAGTACCGATGGGTCCAATGATATAACAAGTAAACAATACCCCTTGGTAGTTCGTACAAGAGATCCTGGGACAGGATTGGTGAACTCAGAACTTTTGTCTATACCTGTGTGCACTGAGTCAGCATCAGGTGAAAACATTTTCAACATAATGAATAAGGACCTTTCTGACAGAAACATTAGTTGGGATAACTGCTTAGCATTAGGTTCTGACAATGCCAGTGTCATGACAGGGTGTAACAAAGGCGTCTTCAAATTTGTTAAAGACAAGCAACCCAGTGTTTTCATGTCTGGGTGTGTGCTACATTTAATACACATAGCAGCCAAGAAGGCTGCAGGTGCTTTACCAGCTATAGACGATGTATTGATTGATATATACTACTTTTTTAACAAAAGTGATACTCGGAAGATGAATTTCAAAGGCTCTCAGGACCTCTTCAATTTGGAACAAAAAAGAATGCTCAAACATGTATCAGTAAGATGGCTCAGTATTGGAAGGTGCCTTGATAGAATGCTTGTAAATTGGGATGCTCTGAAGGACTACTTCAAGAAGGAACATGATTCACTTGAAAAGAAGAAAGAAGCAAagaaaacaaaggacacaaaAGATCAGtctaaaaataaaagtacaacCACAAGtagtaaaaaag GTACAAACACAAAATCAGTCGGAAGTAAAGAACAAAACAAAGAAGGGATCCCTCAGAAAGCTGAGCCATCTTATGCAGAAGTTAAAGTGGAGActatatttacatttataaagtCACCAACAAACAAACTATATGCTATATTTCTAAGCTATACAGTTAAGTTGTATGATGAAGTCTTAAAAAATCTTCAAGCTGAAGATCCTCAGATTCATAAGGTCAGAGGTGCCTTACATTCTGTAATGCGTAATCTCTTGTCACGTTTTGTTAAACCTGCAGCTATGGTTGGCAAGTCTGTAGACGAAGTTCAATATACACTTGGATACAACCAAAAGGTTGACAGTGAGTTGGTTATTGGTAATGCTGCAAAGGATTTCATAAGGGACAAGGAAAAGAACCATCTTCGGGACCACCGCATTGTAGAATTCTACAAAGCTGCACGACAGTACTTCATCAATGCTTGTAATTACATTATGACAAAACTTCCCTTGAATGATCCTGTGCTTATACATGCAGAAATAGCAGATACAGACAAGCAATCTACTGCTAAACAGTCATCCATTGAATTCTTTGCTAAAAGGTTCCCTGTGCTCATACCAGATGGGGCTACAATGGATACATTAACTGAACAATTTGTCTTGTATCAAACACAAGATCTAGCAACAGAACTGGAAGCATTTGACAGAGTGGATGAAAAATGGAATGCCATTGGACAAATAAAAGATACAGGTGGAAACCTGATGTTCAACCATTTAGCCCAATTTTGTCTTGGGATTTTGTGCATTCCACACAGCAGTGCACATTGTGAAAGGGTATTTTCTGTTGTGAGGAAAAACAGAACTGACCAAAGAGCATCTTTAGGGGACCAAACTTTGGAGGCATTGCTAGTTAACAAATCAAAACCAGGAAATCCATGTGATAATGCAAGGAAACATAGTAATGCAACCCTGGATAGACTCAAAAGTGCCTACTACAATCACCTAAATTCTTAA